In Rattus norvegicus strain BN/NHsdMcwi chromosome 1, GRCr8, whole genome shotgun sequence, a genomic segment contains:
- the Spib gene encoding transcription factor Spi-B isoform X3, with protein sequence MPLCLSPARLDGPHLSCLVGEGVSPRPEMTLSSLQQYPEGVFYDLDSCKSFSYPDSDGGPDSTWGWTEAPPAPAIAAYEAFDPAATAAFAHTQAVQLCYGHGPSPSTYSPVGTLDPAPSLEASGPGLQTLGSLAYAPYPSPVLSEEEDILLDSPALEVSDSESDEALLAGSEGRGSEAGARKKLRLYQFLLELLLRGDMRECVWWVEPGAGVFQFSSKHKELLARRWGQQKGNRKRMTYQKLARALRNYAKTGEIRKVKRKLTYQFDSALLPAARRA encoded by the exons ATGCCCCTGTGTCTCTCTCCTGCCAGGCTGGATGGCCCACACTTAAGCTGTTTG GTTGGGGAGGGAGTATCTCCAAGGCCTGAGATGACCCTGTCCTCACTCCAGCAGTACCCAGAAGGTGTCTTCTATGACCTGGACAGCTGCAAGTCCTTCAGTTACCCAGATTCAGATGGGGGCCCTG ACTCCACATGGGGCTGGACAGAGGCCCCGCCTGCCCCTGCCATCGCTGCCTATGAAGCTTTCGACCCTGCTGCTACGGCAGCCTTTGCCCACACCCAGGCTGTGCAGCTCTGTTATGGTCATGGTCCTAGCCCCTCCACCTACAGTCCCGTGGGAACCCTTGACCCAGCCCCCAGCTTGGAGGCTTCGGGGCCTGGCCTCCAG ACCCTGGGCTCCTTGGCTTATGCTCCGTACCCCAGCCCTGTGCTATCAGAGGAGGAAGACATTCTGCTGGACAGCCCTGCCCTGGAGGTCTCGGACAGTGAGTCAGACGAGGCCCTCTTGGCTGGCTCCGAGGGGAGGGGATCTGAGGCAG GTGCACGCAAGAAGCTGCGCCTGTACCAGTTCTTGCTGGAGTTACTCCTGCGCGGGGACATGCGCGAGTGCGTGTGGTGGGTGGAGCCAGGTGCTGGCGTCTTCCAGTTCTCCTCCAAGCACAAGGAGTTGTTGGCTCGCCGCTGGGGCCAGCAGAAGGGCAACCGCAAACGCATGACGTATCAGAAGCTGGCCCGAGCGCTGCGCAACTATGCCAAGACAGGCGAAATCCGCAAGGTCAAACGCAAGCTCACCTACCAGTTTGACAGCGCGCTGCTGCCAGCCGCCCGGCGTGCCTGA
- the Spib gene encoding transcription factor Spi-B isoform X9, with the protein MPLCLSPARLDGPHLSCLQYPEGVFYDLDSCKSFSYPDSDGGPDSTWGWTEAPPAPAIAAYEAFDPAATAAFAHTQAVQLCYGHGPSPSTYSPVGTLDPAPSLEASGPGLQTLGSLAYAPYPSPVLSEEEDILLDSPALEVSDSESDEALLAGSEGRGSEAGARKKLRLYQFLLELLLRGDMRECVWWVEPGAGVFQFSSKHKELLARRWGQQKGNRKRMTYQKLARALRNYAKTGEIRKVKRKLTYQFDSALLPAARRA; encoded by the exons ATGCCCCTGTGTCTCTCTCCTGCCAGGCTGGATGGCCCACACTTAAGCTGTTTG CAGTACCCAGAAGGTGTCTTCTATGACCTGGACAGCTGCAAGTCCTTCAGTTACCCAGATTCAGATGGGGGCCCTG ACTCCACATGGGGCTGGACAGAGGCCCCGCCTGCCCCTGCCATCGCTGCCTATGAAGCTTTCGACCCTGCTGCTACGGCAGCCTTTGCCCACACCCAGGCTGTGCAGCTCTGTTATGGTCATGGTCCTAGCCCCTCCACCTACAGTCCCGTGGGAACCCTTGACCCAGCCCCCAGCTTGGAGGCTTCGGGGCCTGGCCTCCAG ACCCTGGGCTCCTTGGCTTATGCTCCGTACCCCAGCCCTGTGCTATCAGAGGAGGAAGACATTCTGCTGGACAGCCCTGCCCTGGAGGTCTCGGACAGTGAGTCAGACGAGGCCCTCTTGGCTGGCTCCGAGGGGAGGGGATCTGAGGCAG GTGCACGCAAGAAGCTGCGCCTGTACCAGTTCTTGCTGGAGTTACTCCTGCGCGGGGACATGCGCGAGTGCGTGTGGTGGGTGGAGCCAGGTGCTGGCGTCTTCCAGTTCTCCTCCAAGCACAAGGAGTTGTTGGCTCGCCGCTGGGGCCAGCAGAAGGGCAACCGCAAACGCATGACGTATCAGAAGCTGGCCCGAGCGCTGCGCAACTATGCCAAGACAGGCGAAATCCGCAAGGTCAAACGCAAGCTCACCTACCAGTTTGACAGCGCGCTGCTGCCAGCCGCCCGGCGTGCCTGA
- the Spib gene encoding transcription factor Spi-B isoform X18, with protein MPLCLSPARLDGPHLSCLVGEGVSPRPEMTLSSLQQYPEGVFYDLDSCKSFSYPDSDGGPDSTWGWTEAPPAPAIAAYEAFDPAATAAFAHTQAVQLCYGHGPSPSTYSPVGTLDPAPSLEASGPGLQVYPSEDFTSQVHARSCACTSSCWSYSCAGTCASACGGWSQVLASSSSPPSTRSCWLAAGASRRATANA; from the exons ATGCCCCTGTGTCTCTCTCCTGCCAGGCTGGATGGCCCACACTTAAGCTGTTTG GTTGGGGAGGGAGTATCTCCAAGGCCTGAGATGACCCTGTCCTCACTCCAGCAGTACCCAGAAGGTGTCTTCTATGACCTGGACAGCTGCAAGTCCTTCAGTTACCCAGATTCAGATGGGGGCCCTG ACTCCACATGGGGCTGGACAGAGGCCCCGCCTGCCCCTGCCATCGCTGCCTATGAAGCTTTCGACCCTGCTGCTACGGCAGCCTTTGCCCACACCCAGGCTGTGCAGCTCTGTTATGGTCATGGTCCTAGCCCCTCCACCTACAGTCCCGTGGGAACCCTTGACCCAGCCCCCAGCTTGGAGGCTTCGGGGCCTGGCCTCCAGGTATACCCCTCAGAGGACTTCACCAGCCAG GTGCACGCAAGAAGCTGCGCCTGTACCAGTTCTTGCTGGAGTTACTCCTGCGCGGGGACATGCGCGAGTGCGTGTGGTGGGTGGAGCCAGGTGCTGGCGTCTTCCAGTTCTCCTCCAAGCACAAGGAGTTGTTGGCTCGCCGCTGGGGCCAGCAGAAGGGCAACCGCAAACGCATGA
- the Spib gene encoding transcription factor Spi-B isoform X15 has product MPLCLSPARLDGPHLSCLVGEGVSPRPEMTLSSLQQYPEGVFYDLDSCKSFSYPDSDGGPDSTWGWTEAPPAPAIAAYEAFDPAATAAFAHTQAVQLCYGHGPSPSTYSPVGTLDPAPSLEASGPGLQVYPSEDFTSQTLGSLAYAPYPSPVLSEEEDILLDSPALEVSDSESDEALLAGSEGRGSEVHARSCACTSSCWSYSCAGTCASACGGWSQVLASSSSPPSTRSCWLAAGASRRATANA; this is encoded by the exons ATGCCCCTGTGTCTCTCTCCTGCCAGGCTGGATGGCCCACACTTAAGCTGTTTG GTTGGGGAGGGAGTATCTCCAAGGCCTGAGATGACCCTGTCCTCACTCCAGCAGTACCCAGAAGGTGTCTTCTATGACCTGGACAGCTGCAAGTCCTTCAGTTACCCAGATTCAGATGGGGGCCCTG ACTCCACATGGGGCTGGACAGAGGCCCCGCCTGCCCCTGCCATCGCTGCCTATGAAGCTTTCGACCCTGCTGCTACGGCAGCCTTTGCCCACACCCAGGCTGTGCAGCTCTGTTATGGTCATGGTCCTAGCCCCTCCACCTACAGTCCCGTGGGAACCCTTGACCCAGCCCCCAGCTTGGAGGCTTCGGGGCCTGGCCTCCAGGTATACCCCTCAGAGGACTTCACCAGCCAG ACCCTGGGCTCCTTGGCTTATGCTCCGTACCCCAGCCCTGTGCTATCAGAGGAGGAAGACATTCTGCTGGACAGCCCTGCCCTGGAGGTCTCGGACAGTGAGTCAGACGAGGCCCTCTTGGCTGGCTCCGAGGGGAGGGGATCTGAG GTGCACGCAAGAAGCTGCGCCTGTACCAGTTCTTGCTGGAGTTACTCCTGCGCGGGGACATGCGCGAGTGCGTGTGGTGGGTGGAGCCAGGTGCTGGCGTCTTCCAGTTCTCCTCCAAGCACAAGGAGTTGTTGGCTCGCCGCTGGGGCCAGCAGAAGGGCAACCGCAAACGCATGA
- the Spib gene encoding transcription factor Spi-B isoform X16, whose product MLALEAAQLDGPHLSCLQYPEGVFYDLDSCKSFSYPDSDGGPDSTWGWTEAPPAPAIAAYEAFDPAATAAFAHTQAVQLCYGHGPSPSTYSPVGTLDPAPSLEASGPGLQVYPSEDFTSQTLGSLAYAPYPSPVLSEEEDILLDSPALEVSDSESDEALLAGSEGRGSEVHARSCACTSSCWSYSCAGTCASACGGWSQVLASSSSPPSTRSCWLAAGASRRATANA is encoded by the exons ATGCTTGCTCTGGAGGCTGCACA GCTGGATGGCCCACACTTAAGCTGTTTG CAGTACCCAGAAGGTGTCTTCTATGACCTGGACAGCTGCAAGTCCTTCAGTTACCCAGATTCAGATGGGGGCCCTG ACTCCACATGGGGCTGGACAGAGGCCCCGCCTGCCCCTGCCATCGCTGCCTATGAAGCTTTCGACCCTGCTGCTACGGCAGCCTTTGCCCACACCCAGGCTGTGCAGCTCTGTTATGGTCATGGTCCTAGCCCCTCCACCTACAGTCCCGTGGGAACCCTTGACCCAGCCCCCAGCTTGGAGGCTTCGGGGCCTGGCCTCCAGGTATACCCCTCAGAGGACTTCACCAGCCAG ACCCTGGGCTCCTTGGCTTATGCTCCGTACCCCAGCCCTGTGCTATCAGAGGAGGAAGACATTCTGCTGGACAGCCCTGCCCTGGAGGTCTCGGACAGTGAGTCAGACGAGGCCCTCTTGGCTGGCTCCGAGGGGAGGGGATCTGAG GTGCACGCAAGAAGCTGCGCCTGTACCAGTTCTTGCTGGAGTTACTCCTGCGCGGGGACATGCGCGAGTGCGTGTGGTGGGTGGAGCCAGGTGCTGGCGTCTTCCAGTTCTCCTCCAAGCACAAGGAGTTGTTGGCTCGCCGCTGGGGCCAGCAGAAGGGCAACCGCAAACGCATGA
- the Spib gene encoding transcription factor Spi-B isoform X19 produces MLALEAAQLDGPHLSCLYPEGVFYDLDSCKSFSYPDSDGGPDSTWGWTEAPPAPAIAAYEAFDPAATAAFAHTQAVQLCYGHGPSPSTYSPVGTLDPAPSLEASGPGLQVYPSEDFTSQVHARSCACTSSCWSYSCAGTCASACGGWSQVLASSSSPPSTRSCWLAAGASRRATANA; encoded by the exons ATGCTTGCTCTGGAGGCTGCACA GCTGGATGGCCCACACTTAAGCTGTTTG TACCCAGAAGGTGTCTTCTATGACCTGGACAGCTGCAAGTCCTTCAGTTACCCAGATTCAGATGGGGGCCCTG ACTCCACATGGGGCTGGACAGAGGCCCCGCCTGCCCCTGCCATCGCTGCCTATGAAGCTTTCGACCCTGCTGCTACGGCAGCCTTTGCCCACACCCAGGCTGTGCAGCTCTGTTATGGTCATGGTCCTAGCCCCTCCACCTACAGTCCCGTGGGAACCCTTGACCCAGCCCCCAGCTTGGAGGCTTCGGGGCCTGGCCTCCAGGTATACCCCTCAGAGGACTTCACCAGCCAG GTGCACGCAAGAAGCTGCGCCTGTACCAGTTCTTGCTGGAGTTACTCCTGCGCGGGGACATGCGCGAGTGCGTGTGGTGGGTGGAGCCAGGTGCTGGCGTCTTCCAGTTCTCCTCCAAGCACAAGGAGTTGTTGGCTCGCCGCTGGGGCCAGCAGAAGGGCAACCGCAAACGCATGA
- the Spib gene encoding transcription factor Spi-B isoform X17: MLALEAAQLDGPHLSCLYPEGVFYDLDSCKSFSYPDSDGGPDSTWGWTEAPPAPAIAAYEAFDPAATAAFAHTQAVQLCYGHGPSPSTYSPVGTLDPAPSLEASGPGLQVYPSEDFTSQTLGSLAYAPYPSPVLSEEEDILLDSPALEVSDSESDEALLAGSEGRGSEVHARSCACTSSCWSYSCAGTCASACGGWSQVLASSSSPPSTRSCWLAAGASRRATANA, encoded by the exons ATGCTTGCTCTGGAGGCTGCACA GCTGGATGGCCCACACTTAAGCTGTTTG TACCCAGAAGGTGTCTTCTATGACCTGGACAGCTGCAAGTCCTTCAGTTACCCAGATTCAGATGGGGGCCCTG ACTCCACATGGGGCTGGACAGAGGCCCCGCCTGCCCCTGCCATCGCTGCCTATGAAGCTTTCGACCCTGCTGCTACGGCAGCCTTTGCCCACACCCAGGCTGTGCAGCTCTGTTATGGTCATGGTCCTAGCCCCTCCACCTACAGTCCCGTGGGAACCCTTGACCCAGCCCCCAGCTTGGAGGCTTCGGGGCCTGGCCTCCAGGTATACCCCTCAGAGGACTTCACCAGCCAG ACCCTGGGCTCCTTGGCTTATGCTCCGTACCCCAGCCCTGTGCTATCAGAGGAGGAAGACATTCTGCTGGACAGCCCTGCCCTGGAGGTCTCGGACAGTGAGTCAGACGAGGCCCTCTTGGCTGGCTCCGAGGGGAGGGGATCTGAG GTGCACGCAAGAAGCTGCGCCTGTACCAGTTCTTGCTGGAGTTACTCCTGCGCGGGGACATGCGCGAGTGCGTGTGGTGGGTGGAGCCAGGTGCTGGCGTCTTCCAGTTCTCCTCCAAGCACAAGGAGTTGTTGGCTCGCCGCTGGGGCCAGCAGAAGGGCAACCGCAAACGCATGA